One region of Gossypium raimondii isolate GPD5lz chromosome 6, ASM2569854v1, whole genome shotgun sequence genomic DNA includes:
- the LOC105773987 gene encoding uncharacterized protein LOC105773987, with product MDSLICLCSCIILFIFPSLSLIEAQASLCRSSCGDIPINYPFGIDDGCGNPYYRHMLACSDPGKLELRTPSGRYPVRSISYFDPHILVIDPFMWNCRDGNNFRPVRPFSLDTGTHLSLSPENDYLFFNCSKDHVIVEPKPIFCQRFPEQCGSSCDSGSYLCKHLPECATALGGSSCCSYYPKAAESLRLMLKYCASYTSVYWTTVGATAGSPYNQVPEYGIRVDFDVPVTTRCLQCQDPSMGAGTCGFDTKTGNFLCLCKKGNVTSYCKDHGISWHSRAGVIAVSAAGAIGIGVSIWLLKKVRAKAPVTCGVQSNENRLF from the exons ATGGATTCTCTGATCTGTTTATGTTCCTGTATAATTCTATTCATATTTCCATCTCTTAGCCTCATAGAAGCTCAAGCAAGCCTTTGCAGAAGCAGCTGTGGTGATATCCCTATAAACTACCCTTTCGGAATTGATGATGGTTGTGGCAACCCTTATTACAGACACATGCTTGCTTGCTCCGACCCCGGCAAGCTCGAGCTTCGTACACCCTCCGGTAGATACCCTGTACGTAGCATTAGTTACTTTGATCCTCATATTCTCGTAATCGACCCATTTATGTGGAATTGTCGAGATGGCAATAACTTCCGTCCGGTTAGGCCTTTTAGCCTTGACACAGGCACACATTTATCGTTGTCCCCTGAAAATGACTACCTCTTCTTCAACTGCAGCAAGGATCATGTGATCGTTGAGCCGAAGCCTATCTTCTGTCAAAGATTTCCCGAGCAGTGTGGTTCGTCATGTGATAGCGGTAGTTATCTTTGCAAGCATTTACCTGAATGTGCCACCGCATTAGGTGGCAGTTCTTGCTGCTCTTACTACCCGAAAGCGGCCGAATCCTTAAGGCTGATGCTGAAGTATTGCGCTTCATATACTAGTGTGTATTGGACAACTGTTGGCGCAACTGCTGGTTCTCCTTATAACCAGGTACCTGAATATGGAATCCGAGTCGATTTCGATGTGCCCGTAACTACACGCTGCCTTCAGTGCCAGGATCCATCAATGGGAGCTGGAACATGTGGATTCGATACGAAAACAGGGAATTTCTTGTGTCTATGTAAGAAGGGAAATGTCACCTCCTATTGTAAAG ATCATGGCATTTCATGGCACAGTAGAGCAGGAGTCATTGCAG TTTCAGCAGCTGGAGCCATAGGAATTGGGGTCAGCATTTGGTTATTGAAGAAAGTAAGAGCTAAAGCACCTGTAACATGTGGGGTTCAAAGCAATGAGAATAGGCTTTTCTAA